The nucleotide sequence GACCGAGAAGAGTCGCCAACAATTGGTCGAGTTAAGCAACGCCATCAATCGTTTGCGTAAACAACTGGGGAGTGTGCAATGAAGCGCTCATATCTCAGCCTCTGCGGTATTTGCAGTGCAGTGCTGTTGACCGGTTGCGCCTCATCGCACACATCCAGTGACCAAGCGCTGGAGGGTGCTCACACGGCCTTTCAACACGTTAAGGACGATACTGATGTGCTGCGCAGCGCGCCCAAGGACCTTATTCGCGCTGGAGAGTCGCTGGCTAAAGCCGATCGCCTTTCCAGCTACTGGGGCAGCACCGACGATGTGGCGCACTACGCCTATCTCAGCCAGCAGTTCAGTTCGATTGCCGGGCAGAAGAGCGCGCTGAACCTCAATCAGGAGCGCGCGGTTAAGCTTGAGTTGGAGCGTCAGCGGCTGCAGTTGGTTTTGCGTGAAGCTAAACTGCTCAGTGTGCAAGACCAAAGCAGCTGGCTTGAGGAACAGATAGCGAGCCTAGCCACCAGCCAAAGTGAGCGTGGCCTGGTCATGACCTTGGGCGATGTGCTGTTTGATGCGGGCCACAGTGAACTGAACGTTTCAGCCAATCGTAGCGTCTTGAAAATGGTGCAGTTCCTGCAGCTTAATCCGCGGCGCACTGTGCGTATCGAGGGCTATACCGATAGCCGCGGTGATGCACAGGAAAACCTCGAGCTGTCGCGCTCGCGGGCGCAAGCAGTTGCAGATGTACTGGGCGATTTGGGCATTAGTAGCGCGCGCATCGAGGTGCAGGGTCACGGCGAAAGCTTCCCGGTGACTGAGAATGCCTCAGCCAAAGGCCGGGCGCAGAATCGCCGGGTGGAGGTTGTATTCTCTGATGAGCAAGGTCGCTTAGGCTCGTCGCGCTAGCGCTGCTGCCAGTCAAATAAAACCCCGGCTCCCCGGGGTTTTTTATACCTTTTTAAAACTAGAGACAATTGAGCCAATCACCGACTGAACCGTTACAGTTCTGGCCATCAAGCACTGTATCGGCCACAATTCAGTGAGCTGTACCGGTGCAATTTTGAATGACCGGTTTACTGTTACGGCTCAGTCAAGCAGGAACGTGGTTATGACCAATCTGTTGCTTTATCAGCGCATTGCCCAGCAACTGGCGGAAGACATTCGCCGCGGCGTTTACCAGCCCGGTGAGCGTGTGCCTTCGGTGCGCAAGATGAGTGCGCAACTGAGTGTCAGCCACGCCACTGTGTTGCAGGCCTACGCCAACCTTGAAGATCAGGGCTTGATCCGCGCCCGGCCGCAATCTGGTTTCTATGTGCACCAGACGCCTGCTTTAACTGCGCCGACCCCGGATATTGCGCGGGTAGAACGGCCTGGGTTGGTCACCCGCAGCAGCATTATCAACCAAGTGCTTACCGAGTCGCGCCGCGAGGGTGTGTTCCCCTTAGGCGCTGCAGTGCCACATGTGGATTACCTGCCAGTGCGCGCGTTGCACCAACAACTGGCTAAAGTCACTCGCTTTCACAGTGCCAGAGCCTTTAGCTATATGTTCAGCCCAGGTTTTGAGCCGCTGCGTCGCCAAGTGGCGATCCGCATGCGTGACGCCGGTGTGGTGGTTGACCCAACTGAGGTGGTGATCACCCACGGCTGCGTGGATGCCCTGCAGATGAGCCTGCGGGTGCTGACCAAGCCGGGTGATCTGATCGCCACCGAGTCACCGACCTATTACGGCCTGCTGCAATTGGCTGATTTGCTGGGCCTGAAAGTCATCGAGATTCCCAGTGACCCCACCACGGGTATTAGCCTTGAAGCTCTGCAGTTAGCGGCTAACCAATGGCCGATCAAAGCACTGGTGCTGACGGCACGTTTGAGCAATCCGTTGGGCGGCACCATTCCTGAGCAACGTCAGCGTCAATTGCTGCGCTTGGCCGGTGATTACGATATTCAGATCATTGAAGACGACATCTACGGCGAATTGATGTTCGAGCAGGGCCCGACCAAAGCGCTGAAGTCGCATGATCGGGAAGGACGAGTGCTGTACTGCTCAAGCTTTTCGAAAACTCTCTCGCCGGGCGTGCGTATCGGCTGGATTATCGCGGGTAAATACCAAGACGAAATCCAGCGCCTGCAAACCTTCAGCACCCATTCTGCCTGCAGTGTGACGCAGATGGCGGTGGCCGCTTATTTGGAGAACGGCGGCTATGACCGCCACCTGCGCTTTATCCGTCAGGAATACCGCAAAAACCTCAATGCGTTCCAGCTGGCGGTGCAGCAGTATTTTCCCGAGGGTACGCAAATGACGCGGCCTAAAGGCGGCTTTATTCTCTGGGTCAGCTTGCCGGCTCGGGTCAATACCAAGGACCTGCACGTGCGTGCCTTGCAGCAGAGCATCAGCATTGCGCCAGGCTTAATCTTCAGCAACACCGAGCAGTTTAACCACTGCATTCGTCTGAACTGCGGCATCCCGTGGAACCGCGAAGCAGAGCGTGCGTTGATGACCTTAGGCATGCTGGCTGGGCAGCTGTGCCAGGACGGGGTGGCGAGCTTTTAGCCGCTGCTCGACCCGAGTAAGGGATACGCTGCGTCTGTAACTGAGCGAGTGTCTGATTCGACAACTGAACAGCAGTGACGCCTTGGTGATAGCTGTTTGTGCCTCAATGCGCTGGCACAGTTACTTGCGGTGCTGATTGCTGGCTTGCCACAGGCGTTGGGTTGGGGCCAGCATAGCGGCTTGTCTGTCAGCCTTTGTATGTGCCATGCCCGTCATCAGAAGCTTCGTGTTGTTGTTCACTTTGTTGTCCTTGGTCGCCTGTGAACAATCGGCTCATCCACCAACGCCGCCTAAAGCGCCAGTCGATCAGGCACAGAGCGTTACGCCACCCGCCGAACGCACATCCTCGGCGGTTATTCGGCATGCAGCTAAGCCTGCGTCAAGTCCTGAAGTAAATTCGCGTGAGCAACCGCGCAGCAAACCAGCCGAGCCTGTCGTTGAGCACACCAAGCCAAAAGCGGCGGTAAAGGTGCGCCCGCCAGAGGTGTTTGAACCCAAAGCACCGATCGATTTGAGCCTGCGTCTTGAGGTGTTTGACCCATTACAGCCGTTACAGCCGTTACAGCCGCTCAACGATCTTTCCACACCGCTTTTGCCGCCACTCTTTGCTGAAAAAGTCGACGAGCAAGACGGCTTCCAGCTCAATGGCAAGTTGATCACCAATGACAACGGCGATGATTACTGGCAATCGGTAGAAGGTGCGCAGTTGCAGTTTGAGTTCAAGCAATAGCCAGCAGCTGTAATTATTCAGCGTGCCAGCCGTTGCACTTTTGTGTGTGGACGGTTAATCCACGAACAAGTCCGGAATTAACGTGCCGCCCTGAGGATCAAAGCGGTAATGCTCGAACTCGCTGGCGCCGTGCTCGCGCAAAATGTCTTCATCAATCAATAAGCGCCCCGTGATGCTGCGCCCGCTGCTGCTGAGAATAGCGTGGGCGGCGTCGGCCATGATGGCTGGGGTACGAGCGCGTTTGAAGGCGTCGCGGCTGCCCAGTTCAAACTCGATGGCGGCGGTGGCGATCATAGTTTTCGGCCACAGGGAGTTCACACTGACGCCGTACTTCTTAAACTCTTCGCTCATGCCCACGGTGAGCATGCTCATGCCGTATTTGGTCACGGTGTAGGGGCCATGCTGGGCAAACCACTTGCTGTCCATGTTCAGCGGTGGCGACAGGTTGAGGATATGCCCTGCGGCACTTTGTTTAAGGAATGGAAGCGCGGCCTGGCTGCAGACCATCACCGCGCGGGTGTTGATTTGGAACATCAAGTCGAAGCGCTTGGGTTCGAGCTTCTCCACCCCCACCAGTTTGATGGCGCCGGCGTTATTGATCAGCACATCAATGCCGCCAAAGTGCTCGGCGGCTTTGGCCATCGCCGCGTTTACGGCCACCTCGTCACGCACATCCAGCTGCAAGGCAAGGGCTTTGCCGCCAGCGGCTTCGACCTCAGCCGCCACTGAGTGGATGGTGCCCGGTAACTTGGAATGGGGCTCAGCGCTCTTGGCCGCGATGACGATATTGGCGCCGTCGGCCGCCGCTTTGAGAGCGATTTCGCGGCCGATGCCCCGGCTGGCGCCAGTGATAAACAGGGTTTTACCGTGCAAAGACATGGGCATGCTCCGTGATTTATTGTTATTCGCCTGGATGGCTAGTGAGGATGGGTATCGCTGTGCTCAACCTGCGCGATCCGCCCCATCCTAGGGTTGTGCCATTAAGCGTCGTGGGCGTCGATCTCCACCAGCAGTTGCCGGTTTTTCACCTGATCACCACGGCTTACGCTAACTCGGCGGACCACGCCATCGATGCTGGCTTTAAGCGGGTGTTCCATCTTCATCGCTTCCAGCACAACCAACAGCTGGCCTTTGCTGACGGTGCTGCCTACCTCGACCAACACCTCGACAATCGCCCCATCCATCGGCGCCTTAACGCTGCCTGAGCCTGCACCCGCTTGACTGCTGACGGGCTGATGGGTGATGTCCAGCAGCTGCAGATTACCGTTGTGGCCATACAGCCAGAGGTTGTCGCCATCCAAGTGGTAGGCCAGGCGTTGACGAATACCGTCCAGCTCCAAAGTGGCCCAGCGACCATCACTGGCCAGCAGCGTGAGGTTGATCTGTTGTTCGCCGAGTGTGAGCAACAGACGAGGTTGTGCGCCGTCAGCAGCTACGTGCACATCCACCGTAAAGATTTGCTCGCCATGTTTAAGCACAAAGCGCCAAGGCGCACTGCCGGCATTACGCCAGCCGGCAAGGCCGTTTTGATGGGCGCGCGCATTGGCCGATCGCTGCAACAGCAAGGCTGCAGCAATGGCCAGTTCATCGGCAGCGGGCGCTTGCGGGCTGAGGCTTGGGTCGGTGGCAAAATGCTCAGCGATAAACGCAGTGGTGGCATTACCAGCGGCGAATTCGGGATGGCTAAGCAGATTGGCGAGGAAGCGCTGATTGCCATTCACGCCCAGCAGCACGCAATCCTCCACCGCGCGCACCAGCTTGCGCCGCGCCTCTTCACGGGTGGCGCCATAGGCGATCACTTTGGCCAGCATCGGGTCGTAGAACGGGCTGATAACCTGGCCTTCAACCAGGCCGTGGTCGATACGGATGCCGTCACGCAGCGCGGGTTCCCAGCGCAATGCGGTGCCGGTCTGCGGCAGGAAATTTTGCGTGGCGTCTTCAGCGTACAGGCGCACTTCCATGGCGTGACCGGTCAGACGAATGTCTTCCTGCTTGAGCGGTAACGGTTGGCCCTCGGCGACGCGAATTTGCCATGCGACCAGATCCTGGCCGGTGATCAGCTCCGTCACGGGGTGTTCAACTTGCAGACGGGTGTTCATTTCCAGAAAGAAAAACTCGCCGCTCTGATCCAGCAAAAACTCCACTGTGCCCGCGCCCACATAATCAACCGATGCGGCTGCTTTGACCGCCGCCTCGCCCATGGCCTGACGTAACTGCGGCGTCATCACCGGGCAGGGCGCTTCTTCAACCACCTTCTGATGGCGGCGTTGCACCGAGCAGTCGCGTTCGCCTAGGTAGACGATATGACCGTGTTGGTCGCCGAACACTTGGATTTCCACATGGCGTGGCTGGATCACCGCGCGCTCGAGAATCAGCTCGCCAGAACCAAAGGCGTTCTGCGCCTCGGAGCGCGCGGTGCGGATCTGTGCCAACAGTTCGCTGGGCTCATGCACCAAGCGCATGCCACGCCCACCGCCGCCGGCGCTGGCCTTGATCATCAGTGGGTAGCCGATGCGCGCAGCCTCTCGGCTTAGGGTTTCGTCGTCCTGGGCCTCACCTTCAAAGCCTGGGATGCACGGCACGCCGGCTTCAAGCATGGCAATCTTCGACAGGCGCTTGCTGCCCATCAAGTGAATGGCCTCTACCGTCGGGCCGATAAAGACGATGCCTGCCGCTTCACAAGCGCGGGCGAAATCAGCGTTTTCAGAAAGGAAACCGTAGCCGGGATGAATCGCATCGGCTCCAGTTTTTTGTGCGGCCGCGATGATGTTGTCGATCAACAGGTAAGACTGATTGACCTGCGCTGGGCCGATGCACACGGCTTCGTCAGCCAGCTGCACATGACGCGTATCCGCGTCAGCCTCGGAGTACACGGCCACCGTGCGGTAGCCGAGGTCTTGGGCGGTGCGCATCACTCGGCAGGCAATTTCCCCGCGGTTGGCGATCAGGATTTTGTTAAAGGCGGGCATCTGTGTGCTCCTGCTAGACGTAGCCCGGATGCATTCCGGGGTTGGTTTTCCCGGAGTGCATCCGGGCACCTGCAATTCATTCCTTCTCCCGCAAGCAGGAGAGGGGCGTTATAACTGCGCCCATTTGGGCGTGCGTTTTTGTACAAAAGCCATTGTGCCTTCAACACCTTCGGCGCCGGTTACGGCGGCCGCGAACTGTTCAGCGGCGCGGTCCAACAGTGGGCCGATCGCCTCGTTTTCTGCGGCTAACAACAAGGCTTTGGTTTGCGCGTTGGCGTGCGGCGCACAGCTGCGCACCTGGCTTAGGCACTGTTGCAAGCGCGCTTCGATGGCATCGTTACTGGCTTCGCTGAAGTGCACCAGGCCAAGGCGCTCTGCCTCACTGCCATTGAAACGCGCAGCGGTCAGGGCTAGGCGGCGGGTGTGGGTGAGGCCGATCCGTTTAACCACAAAGGGTGCGATCTGCGCCGGCAAAATGCCTAAGGAGGTCTCTGGTAAACCGAACTTGGCATCTTGGTGACAAATCGCGACATCGGAAACGCAAGCCAAGCCGAAACCACCGCCCAGAACCGCGCCTTCCAGTACAGCAATTAGCACCTGTGGCGTGTTTTGCGCTTCTTCCAACAGGCTGCCGAAAGCGCGATTCAGGTTGCGATAAGCATCATCACCGGCAGACCGAGCTCCGGCCATGTCCTTGATATCGCCACCGGCGCAGAAGTGCCCACCAGCGCCGCGCAGCACGATGGCGCGCACGTTCAGATCATTGCGCAGGCTTTCCAGTACTGCACGCAGCTCCGTAACCATGGTCAGGCTCATGGCATTGCGGCTGTCCGGGCGGTTAAGGGTCACATGCAGCATGCCTGCCTCAAGGGTAAGCAGCAGGGTTTCGCAGTTTGGTAGGTCGGCCATGGCAGGTTCCTTGATGTATTGGCAAAGAGGGCGGCCGTAGGGTGGGTCACGCTTTATTGACCCACCGAGCGGTGCCACGGTGGACGTAAAAAGCGACGTCCACCCTACGTGTGTCTGCTCTTAGCCCTTCTTTTTGCCCGGCAGAATGCCCATCAGCTTGCAGATAATGCCCAGCATGATTTCGTCGGCACCGCCGCCGATGCTAACCAAACGGACGTCGCGGTAGGCGCGCGAAACGGTGTTGTCCCACATAAAGCCCATGCCGCCCCAGTATTGCAGGCAGCTGTCGGTGACTTCACGGCCCAAACGGCCCGCCTTTAGCTTGGCCATGGAGGCCAGGTTGGTGACATCTTTGCCGCGTACGTACTGCTCGGTGGCCTGGTAAACCAAGGCGCGCAGGCATTCAATTTCAGTCTGCAGCTCGGCCATGCGGAAGTGGATGACCTGGTTGTCGATCAATGCGGTGCCAAACGTTTTACGCTCTTTGCAGTAATCAATGGTGGCGTTGATGCAGTGCTCCAGACCTTTGATCATGTTGGCCGCACCGAACAGGCGCTCTTCCTGGAACTGCAGCATCTGCATCATAAAACCGGCGCCTTCATGGCCGATGCGGTAGCGCTGCGGCACGCGCACGTTGTCAAAGAACACCTGGGCGGTCTCCGAGCTGCGCATGCCGAGTTTTTCCAGGTGCGGGCTAAGGGTGATGCCCGGCGTATTCATTGGCACCATGATCAGCGACTTGTTGACGTGCGGCTTGTCGTCGCTGGTGTTGGCCAGCAGGCAGATAAAATCAGCACTCGGCGAGTTGGTGATCCACATCTTGCTGCCGTTGATTACATAGTCATCGCCATCTTTCTTGGCGGTGGTTTTCAGCCCGGCCACATCGGAGCCGGCGCCCACTTCAGAGACGCCGATGCAGCCGACCATCTCACCGCTGATAGCTGGGCGCAGAAATTGCTCACGCAGCTCGTCAGAGCCGAAGCGGGCCAGGGCTGGGGTGCACATATCCGTCTGCACGCCGATGGACATTGGGATGCCGCCGCAGATGATGGTGCCGAACTCTTCTGCTGCAACGATTGAGTAGCTGTAATCCAGGCCCATGCCGCCGAACTTTTCCGGCTTGGAGATGCCCAGCAAGCCGAGGTCGCCGGCCATTTTAAAAATCTCATGGGTGGGGAAGCGCCCAGCTTTTTCCCACTCTTCAACGTGTGGGTTGATTTCTTTGTCGACGAAGTTGCGGACTGTACGGCGTAGCTCTTCGTGTTCTTGAGTGAAGATCATTGTTTCTCTCCGGATGATTACAGGCGGGCTACGCCGAACGAGTTGGTTTTAAGGGGGCGTATGGCGGCTTCGGCGCAAATATCCAGCAAATAGCCAAGCAATTTACGCGTATCGCGGGGGTCGATCAGGCCGTCGTCCCACAGGCTGGCCGTGCCGTAGAGCGCGGTGGACTGGCTGTCGAGTTTTTGTGCGGTGACGGTTTCCAACATATCGAGCATCTTTGGATCGGCTTCTTTACCTTCCTTCAAATGCTTATCTTCGGTGACGATGCGCAATACTTTGCCGGCCTGTGCGCCGCCCATGACGGCGGTTTTACTGTTGGGCCAGGCGAATATAAAACGGGGGTCCAGCCCACGGCCGCACATGGCGTAGTTACCCGCGCCATAGGAGCCGCCGACCACGATAGTCAGCTTAGGTACGGTGGCGTTGGCCACTGCCTGGATCATTTTTGAGCCGTGTTTGATCACGCCCTGTCGTTCCGATTCGGTGCCGACCATAAAACCTGTGGTGTTATGAAAAAACAAAATCGGCGTGTTGCTCTGCTCGCACAGCTGAATAAATTGCGCGGCTTTAGCTGCGCCCTGTGGCGTGATCGGACCGTTATTGCCGATAAAGCCGCAGGGTTGACCTTCGATCTGTAAGTGACCGCATACGGTTTGGTTGTCGAACTCATTTTTGAAGTCGAGAAACACTGAGCCATCAGCGATACGGGCGATAACTTCGCGCACGTCGTAGGGTTTTTTCGCATCAGAGGGGACGATGCCAAGCAGCTCTTCGATGGCATACAGCGGC is from Pseudomonas sp. TMP9 and encodes:
- the atuD gene encoding citronellyl-CoA dehydrogenase, with product MIFTQEHEELRRTVRNFVDKEINPHVEEWEKAGRFPTHEIFKMAGDLGLLGISKPEKFGGMGLDYSYSIVAAEEFGTIICGGIPMSIGVQTDMCTPALARFGSDELREQFLRPAISGEMVGCIGVSEVGAGSDVAGLKTTAKKDGDDYVINGSKMWITNSPSADFICLLANTSDDKPHVNKSLIMVPMNTPGITLSPHLEKLGMRSSETAQVFFDNVRVPQRYRIGHEGAGFMMQMLQFQEERLFGAANMIKGLEHCINATIDYCKERKTFGTALIDNQVIHFRMAELQTEIECLRALVYQATEQYVRGKDVTNLASMAKLKAGRLGREVTDSCLQYWGGMGFMWDNTVSRAYRDVRLVSIGGGADEIMLGIICKLMGILPGKKKG
- a CDS encoding enoyl-CoA hydratase-related protein; the protein is MADLPNCETLLLTLEAGMLHVTLNRPDSRNAMSLTMVTELRAVLESLRNDLNVRAIVLRGAGGHFCAGGDIKDMAGARSAGDDAYRNLNRAFGSLLEEAQNTPQVLIAVLEGAVLGGGFGLACVSDVAICHQDAKFGLPETSLGILPAQIAPFVVKRIGLTHTRRLALTAARFNGSEAERLGLVHFSEASNDAIEARLQQCLSQVRSCAPHANAQTKALLLAAENEAIGPLLDRAAEQFAAAVTGAEGVEGTMAFVQKRTPKWAQL
- a CDS encoding acetyl/propionyl/methylcrotonyl-CoA carboxylase subunit alpha, with the translated sequence MPAFNKILIANRGEIACRVMRTAQDLGYRTVAVYSEADADTRHVQLADEAVCIGPAQVNQSYLLIDNIIAAAQKTGADAIHPGYGFLSENADFARACEAAGIVFIGPTVEAIHLMGSKRLSKIAMLEAGVPCIPGFEGEAQDDETLSREAARIGYPLMIKASAGGGGRGMRLVHEPSELLAQIRTARSEAQNAFGSGELILERAVIQPRHVEIQVFGDQHGHIVYLGERDCSVQRRHQKVVEEAPCPVMTPQLRQAMGEAAVKAAASVDYVGAGTVEFLLDQSGEFFFLEMNTRLQVEHPVTELITGQDLVAWQIRVAEGQPLPLKQEDIRLTGHAMEVRLYAEDATQNFLPQTGTALRWEPALRDGIRIDHGLVEGQVISPFYDPMLAKVIAYGATREEARRKLVRAVEDCVLLGVNGNQRFLANLLSHPEFAAGNATTAFIAEHFATDPSLSPQAPAADELAIAAALLLQRSANARAHQNGLAGWRNAGSAPWRFVLKHGEQIFTVDVHVAADGAQPRLLLTLGEQQINLTLLASDGRWATLELDGIRQRLAYHLDGDNLWLYGHNGNLQLLDITHQPVSSQAGAGSGSVKAPMDGAIVEVLVEVGSTVSKGQLLVVLEAMKMEHPLKASIDGVVRRVSVSRGDQVKNRQLLVEIDAHDA
- a CDS encoding PLP-dependent aminotransferase family protein, with the translated sequence MTNLLLYQRIAQQLAEDIRRGVYQPGERVPSVRKMSAQLSVSHATVLQAYANLEDQGLIRARPQSGFYVHQTPALTAPTPDIARVERPGLVTRSSIINQVLTESRREGVFPLGAAVPHVDYLPVRALHQQLAKVTRFHSARAFSYMFSPGFEPLRRQVAIRMRDAGVVVDPTEVVITHGCVDALQMSLRVLTKPGDLIATESPTYYGLLQLADLLGLKVIEIPSDPTTGISLEALQLAANQWPIKALVLTARLSNPLGGTIPEQRQRQLLRLAGDYDIQIIEDDIYGELMFEQGPTKALKSHDREGRVLYCSSFSKTLSPGVRIGWIIAGKYQDEIQRLQTFSTHSACSVTQMAVAAYLENGGYDRHLRFIRQEYRKNLNAFQLAVQQYFPEGTQMTRPKGGFILWVSLPARVNTKDLHVRALQQSISIAPGLIFSNTEQFNHCIRLNCGIPWNREAERALMTLGMLAGQLCQDGVASF
- a CDS encoding OmpA family protein; this translates as MKRSYLSLCGICSAVLLTGCASSHTSSDQALEGAHTAFQHVKDDTDVLRSAPKDLIRAGESLAKADRLSSYWGSTDDVAHYAYLSQQFSSIAGQKSALNLNQERAVKLELERQRLQLVLREAKLLSVQDQSSWLEEQIASLATSQSERGLVMTLGDVLFDAGHSELNVSANRSVLKMVQFLQLNPRRTVRIEGYTDSRGDAQENLELSRSRAQAVADVLGDLGISSARIEVQGHGESFPVTENASAKGRAQNRRVEVVFSDEQGRLGSSR
- a CDS encoding NAD(P)-dependent oxidoreductase; its protein translation is MSLHGKTLFITGASRGIGREIALKAAADGANIVIAAKSAEPHSKLPGTIHSVAAEVEAAGGKALALQLDVRDEVAVNAAMAKAAEHFGGIDVLINNAGAIKLVGVEKLEPKRFDLMFQINTRAVMVCSQAALPFLKQSAAGHILNLSPPLNMDSKWFAQHGPYTVTKYGMSMLTVGMSEEFKKYGVSVNSLWPKTMIATAAIEFELGSRDAFKRARTPAIMADAAHAILSSSGRSITGRLLIDEDILREHGASEFEHYRFDPQGGTLIPDLFVD